One genomic segment of Panicum virgatum strain AP13 chromosome 2N, P.virgatum_v5, whole genome shotgun sequence includes these proteins:
- the LOC120662599 gene encoding mitogen-activated protein kinase kinase 9-like: protein MACSVIPTAPHRVGFLPHQMMMRVPAAPPPTPAPEELRLSDLDSVGDLGAGGFARVSKARHRRTGAVFALKMSYDADPDVEEEAEVLRRAAGNFSLVLCRRRGGVPEPALAEAAAHCVVGLAQLHSRGVAHLDVKPDNFLASSRGEIKISDFNTSRILYGGAGERLQVPITAGTRAYFSPERFAPRARAGPHGAMAADVWGLGVTVLELFLGRFAVVPDVDKASAAELELAICHGEPLRVPEEAEASPELRGFVAACLQWEPARRATVPQLLGHPFLTRRDVEASRRALRDLIVQTL, encoded by the exons ATGGCTTGCTCCGTCATCCCGACCGCGCCCCACCGGGTCGGCTTCCTCCCGCACCAGATGATGATGAGGGTcccggcggctccgccaccaACGCCGGCGCCAGAGGAGCTGCGGCTGTCGGACCTCGACTCGGTCGGCGACCTCGGCGCGGGCGGCTTCGCCAGGGTCAGCaaggcgcgccaccgccgcaccggCGCCGTGTTCGCGCTCAAGATGTCGTACGACGCGGACCCcgacgtggaggaggaggccgaggtgctccgccgcgccgccgg AAATTTTTCCTTGGTCCTGTGCCGGCGTCGGGGAGGAGTCCCCGAGCCGGCGCTCGCCGAGGCGGCCGCGCACTGCGTCGTGGGGCTGGCCCAGCTCCACTCGCGCGGCGTCGCGCACCTGGACGTCAAGCCGGACAACTTCCTCGCCAGCTCCCGCGGCGAGATCAAGATCAGCGACTTCAACACGTCGAGGATCCtctacggcggcgccggcgagcgcctccAGGTGCCCATCACCGCCGGCACCCGCGCCTACTTCAGCCCCGAGCGGTTCGCGCCGAGAGCCCGCGCCGGGCCGcacggcgccatggccgccgacgtCTGGGGCCTCGGGGTCACCGTCCTGGAGCTCTTCCTCGGCCGCTTTGCCGTCGTGCCGGACGTGGACAAGGCCTCTGCGGCGGAGCTGGAGCTGGCCATCTGCCACGGGGAGCCCCTGCGCGTGCCGGAAGAAGCAGAGGCATCGCCGGAGCTGCGCGGGTTCGTGGCCGCGTGCCTGCAGTGGgagccggcgcggcgcgccACGGTGCCGCAGCTGCTCGGGCACCCGTTCCTCACCCGCCGCGACGTCGAGGCGTCAAGGCGCGCGCTGCGGGACCTCATCGTCCAGACGCTGTAG